AGCAGCATCAGGCTCTGCACCTCTTCGTTCCAGGGGAGTGTGACCAGCACCGGCAGCAATACTGCGCAGGCGATCAGGTTCTTTAGCCCGTTGAGTTGAATCGCGCTGAGGGAGGTGGACAGACTTCGCCAAAGACTGCTCGCCAGTGTCCATGCCAAAGCTGCGACCAATCCCGCCAGGATCCCCACTTAGTGCCTCCGTTGCAGGATCAGACCCACCAGCAGTCCGATCACCAGAGCTCCGGCTCCATGGCCCTGCAACAGAGTGAGGCCGAGCACTAGTCCGAGCAGGGGAGAATTGAGCAGCACCGCAAGGCACCCTCCGACAACACCAGCACTCCAGGTGTCGATGCTGCCAATCCAGGGAATCCATTGGTGCAGTCCCATTCCAAATGCACTGCTGGCAAGGATCACCGGAAAAAACTGGCCGCCTCTCCATCCGGTCTCAAGGCAAAGTCCGACCATCAGTAATTTGGCCAGCGCTGACAGCATCAGGACGCTCGTATCCAGCGTCCATTTGTTCAGCACGAGGGGTTGTAACTGGTTCTCCCCCGAGAAGCCTGCCAGTGGTAAACCCCAGAGGCAGAAACCAATCAGCAACCCTGTGCCGATTGGTATCCACCAGAAGCGTTGTAAAAGCTCAAGCTGGTGCAGCCACTGCCGCCAGCATTTGATCAACTGACCTGCCAACCAACCCGCAAGCCCAGCGAGTATTGCCGCCAGCAACGCACCCAATCGTTGCGAGGGATCAGAGGGCCAGGCATAGGCCACGCCTCGCATCCCTCCGCCCAGGTCACTTAAACCGTGGAAAGCCACAAAACCAGCAACGCCACCAATGGTTCCTGGCAGCCAGCGCCAAATCAGCTCCCACTGACATCCTGCTATGGCAGCGCCGCCTACTAGAGGTGAGCGGAACAATCCCAAAGAGCCAGCCATTGCGGCAGCTACCAGGTCGCGATCCGCGCCTTTCCAGATGGCATGGCTCGCAACGGCGACGAGGCGTGTCATTAACGCCTCCGGACCCAGTGTTCCCCCGCCCGTGATAGCCAGCATGCCTCCGATCACTTGCCTGAGGCCGTGATGCGTGTTTAACCCTTCCGGCTCCTGTAGTTCAGCGAGCGTCTCCGACATCTCGGGCAGCGCACTGTTTGAACGATGCCGTTGCAGCAGGCTGAGAGCCACGCCGATCGTTCCCGACCAGGCCAGGCACCACAGCAAGGAACGATCGGTGGGTAAACCCCGCTCGACCGATGCACCCCAGATCCATTTTTGAAGCATCAGTGTGGTGCTCACCACAAGCGCTGCAAGCCCTCCCCCCGCGGCTCCAGCCAATAGCGATCGAGCAGTGCCTCTAAGTAGACTCCGTGGTTGGGTTGGTGGCGGATCGATCACCAGTAAGGGTCGGTGGCCAACTCCACCTTGAGCTGGCCTGATGCTGACGCAGGCACGGTGCTGATGCAGGCCCTCACGGTGGAGCCATCGACATCGATCTCGCAGGCGCCGCAGCTCCCTCCCATGCAGCCAGTGGGCACATGCACGCCGGCCTGCCGCGCCGCCGACAACCAGTCCTCGCCGTTGTAGCTGACGCTGCGCTGGCCGTCCGGCCACAAGATTTCCACCCTGTTGTGCCCAGAGGTCACGTGGATGTGTCCAGCAGTGGTTCCAGATTCACATGCTGTTCGAAGGCATCTGCCAATCGGTCCAGAAGTGCGTCTCTCTGACGACTGTGGTGAGGTTGCTGTTCACTGAGGTCCGCTAGGCCCCGCCTGCGTCGCAAGCGGTTCAGCCAGCGTCGTCGCCAGGGTCCGTTCTCGAAGATTCCATGTAGGTAGGTTCCTGAAGTGGTGTCACGGACCCAGCCCAGACCTTCATCAGCACTGAATGCATCGCAATCTTCGATGGCTTCACTGGTTCCCCGATGCAGTTCGAAGCCCTCCACCTCCAGCTGTGGTTGCTGATTCGGCCAAAGCGCAAGCGCTTGCCGCTGATTCAGCGCTTTTTCGCCGCTGAACACCGTTCGCAGGGGGAGCAGGCCAAGACCGGTCATCACCCCACCGGACTGCCCTGGAGGCCCATCACCTTCTAGTCCATGGGGATCATGTAGTTCAGCCCCAAGCATCTGCATGCCACCACAAATCCCAAACAGCTCACCGCCATTCTTGGCGTAACGGACTAGCTGATTTTCCAGTCCACTGCTGCGCAGAGAAGCAAGATCCCGGAGGGTTTGCTTGCTTCCGGGGATTACCACGGCATCAGGAGATCCAAGCGGTTCGCCCGGTGAGATCCAGCGCAGCTCAACCGTTGGCTCCGCTTCCAGGGGGTCGAGATCCGAGAAGTTGCTGAGTAAGGGCAGTCTCAACACGGCAATCTCCAGCTCGGCGCTGCGCTTGCGTCCTCGCCTTTCAAGCAGGTCTAGGGAGTCTTCAGGCGGGAAGAGCTCGTCAAGCCATGGCATTACTCCCAGCACCGGAATGCCCGTGTTGGTGTCAAGCCAGCGTCGTCCTTCGTCGAAAAGCTCTCTCCTGCCCCGAAACCGATTGATCAGAAGCCCACGGATTAGTCGCCGTTCATCAGGTTTCATCAACTGGAGCGTGCCGACGATCTGGGCGAACACGCCTCCACGTTCAATATCGGCAACCAGCAGGCAATTGGCTTGCAGATGCTTGGCCAGTCGCAGGTTGGTGAGATCGCGTGATTGCAGGTTCACCTCCACTGGACTGCCGGCCCCCTCGAGCACCAGTCTTCCTCCAGGATGACTGGCCTGAAGATCTTCGAGACCACTGCGGATGGCCGCCCAGCCAGAGTCGAACCAGTCCCTGTAGTAGTGCTCTGCCCTGCATGTCCCAGCAGAGTCGCCGAGGTGAATGACCTCGCTAGTTGAGTCGCCCTGAGGTTTGAGCAATACAGGGTTCATGACATGCATCGGCTCGAGCCCGGCGGCCCAAGCCTGCAATGCCTGGGAATACGCCATTTCGCCGCCGTGCTGATCAACCCAGGCGTTATTGCTCATGTTCTGCCCCTTGAAAGGGAGCGGTGTTTCGCCTCGACGTTTCAGCACTCTGCACACCGCTGCAGTCATCAGCGACTTACCTGCTCCACTGCTGGTGCCCAGAACCATGAGTGGAGTCGGGCGGGATGACCTGCTCACTTCGTTTCGCCCTGATGCACAAGATGCAGCATTGCGGTGCTTCGTTCATGACGTCATTGAGATTCTGAAGGGTTGTGACGACACCTGTTCCGGATTGTGGTGGACAAGTCAACTTTTCCTGATTTGATAAATACGCTCAAAGAGGTAGTCCTTGCTCCGAACCAGGCAACACAAAAGCGTGTTCGGAGTGGCTGTTGGTTTGCTGTCAATCAGCTACCCCTTCTCTGCGACTTATGCGCAAGTCGCAGAGCCTGTGACCGCTGTTCAGGTCAACCCTGGGGCATCAGCCGGTCAAGTATCCGAGCAATACACTCTCTCCGCCGAACATCAGGCTGATCAGCTTCTGGCAAGACTAGATGCCATGCGACAGAAAATTGATCAGTCTGCTCGTAAAATATCTCTTGATGAAGCGATTGCGCTGGGGATTCGCAATAATCCCGAACTGATTTCAGCCTTTCGATCTATTCAGCATTATGAATGGCAATTGATTGCTGCGCAACGTCAATGGTACCCCACTTTTGAAATCAGTAACGGAGCGCCTACACTCGGCTTGGATGTTGTTACTTATACGACTAAATACTACAATGATCCAAATCGAACATCTGTCAGTACAACTCCCGGCAGCGCTATAGGTAGTGAACCTCTTTCGATATCTCAATATCAAAACACTTTAAACTTTCAGCCAAATGCTTCTATTTCATGGAATTTTATTGACCCTTCTCGTCAACCTGATATTAACGCGGCGTCTGAAGCCCTGCGCCAACAAAAGTTGCTTTTCGAGGTCAGTGCTCGCGATTTGATTCTCAATATTCAGTCTTCGTATTTTGCTCTGCAAAGTACTCGACAACTGATTGAAAAGTTTTACAAAATTTACGATATTAACCGTCAGCTGCTTGAAGTCAATAAAGCGCGTTATGAAATTCGTTTGGTGTCCATGCTGGCTCTGGCTCAGACACAAACTCAGCTCTACAATCAGTTGAATCAGTTGCTGGGATACACCAAACAATTCATTGAGGAATCATCAACTCTTGCGATGCGTCTTGGCTTGCCGGCTGACGCACTTGCTTTGCCTGATGAGAAGGCCAATCTTTATCGTGACTGGTCTATGACGCTGCCTCAAACAATTAATCGCGCCATCGAATCACGAGAGGAGATTCTTGCCAGTCTTGCTGCGGCAGAGGAAGCGCGTTGGGATGGGATCAGCAAGGTAAACAATTATTTGCCAATTATCCTGCTATACGGAGAGGGTTCTCTTTCGATGGAAAGCGGTGTGATTAACGGTTTCCCCGGTGGTGACAACACTCAGTATGAGCAGCTTCGTACTCAGTGGGATGGTGCCGTTGGCCTGGGATTTGAATGGACCTGGGATGGAGGAGTTGATGCCGCCACGGCTCGTTCTGATAACGCCCAGGAAGAGATGGAGCGTTCCAAGGCCACGATGAATCGTCTCAAGGCAGTTCAGCAGGTTCGCTCCAGTTTTGGGCAATATGAAATTTCGCGAGTTGCCGTCGATAGTGCTCGTTTGGCGTACAAGTCGGCGCAAGTGGCTCAGGAAGCAGCCCGGGCCCGTTATGAGATTGGTCTTGGAGATATCACGTCCATTGTTCAAACGATTGAGCAGTTGGGAACTGCTTCCGTCTCACTATCTGACTCCATTCTTAATTACAATAATTCAGTAGCCCAGCTCTACCGTTACTCGGCAACCTGGCCGGGTGAAAGTGATCAATTAGTGCGTCAGCAGGAGAAAAACCTTAGATGAGAGAAATCTTCGAAAAGCGTGCCCTGCGCAACCGTCACCAGGCCGGAGATAAGACCACTCCAATTGTTGTTCTTTCTCCGCCTCTGCGAACTACCTTGGGGCTTGGGGTCGCTTTGGCCGCAGTTGGTGTTTTGTGGGCATTTCTGGCAAAAATACCGATTGAGGTTAAAGGAACCGGTGTTCTGCTGCCAGTGGGTGAGATCAACCGAGTACGTTCCCAAGTGGGTGGCATTGCCCGCTGGATGTTTGCTGAAAAGCAAAATAACTGGGTTGCTGATGTTCAGCAATTCCAGCGTCAGCCAGATCAGTTATCAGATGCAGCTGTACTGGATCTCTCGCGTCGCATCCTCCTTACTTATTCAACGTCAGAGTTCTCTGCCCCTTCCCAAGCCAATGGTGTACTTTCCAGTGACAGGATTTACCCCAAGGGGACTTTGTTGATCTGGTTGCAGTCGCTTCAAGAGCAGGAGTCGTTGCAGGCCCAGGTTGACACCCTTGTTTCGGTTGGTCGTCTCAATCGTATTCAGCAAAAAACACTGATTCAAAAACAGTCGATCCTCGAACAGGAACTTAAAAGTCGACAGTCTTTTCTCAATTCAATGCTCGATCTGACGAAAAAGGGTTTCGTTAGCAGGCCAACAATTCTCCAAAATCAAGCTGAAGTCGATAACCTCAAATCAAAAGTTTTTTCTAATCGAGATTCTTTAGTTCACTTACAGACTGAATTGCAGCAGTCATTCATCAAGTTGCGCAAGTCGTTAGCTCAGATGATTTCGAATGGGTTTGTTTTTGCCGATTACGACTTGTATATCCGTCAGGTAATTCCCAATAATGGCGAAGGCGTTTCGCAGGGGGATCCTCTCTTGCTACTGAGTCGTCATTCGTTGAGTAATCCAGTGCAGGTCCCTGTATTCCTCTCCGAGCGTGAATCTGCTCAAGTCACTGTTGGTATGTCGGTGCTTGTCACCCCGGTGGGAATGCGTCGTTCTGAGGTGGGTGGAATTCTTGGACGCGTTGTGCAGATGTCTGAACTGCCGAGCGGCGATAAGGATCTGGAAGCGCGTATTGGTTCCAGCAGCTTGGCGAAGGTCATTCAACAGCGTGAACCCAGTCCCACGCTTGCGATTGTTGAACTGCAACGCTCTGATCAAGACCGGGGCGGGAACCGTGGGGGTTATGTCTGGAATTCCAAGAGCGATTTGCCTTTCTCGCCTAAAACCGCTGATCAGCTCAATGTCTCGATTACAACCCGTCGTGTAGCGCCCATTTCCTTGGTGATTCCACGACTGAGGCTGTTGCTGGGGCTGGCTCCACCTGAACCGCGACTAAAGCAAGATCGTCAATCGGATCAATCATCGTCCTTGCTAGACGCCAGTCCAGAGGTGTCTGGCTGATGACGTCCTCTGCTTCTCGCCGGGTCAAGGCCAGCACCGTTCTGCAGTACGAAGCGACCGAGTGTGGTGCGGCATCACT
Above is a window of Synechococcus sp. BIOS-U3-1 DNA encoding:
- a CDS encoding chloride channel protein, coding for MSTTLMLQKWIWGASVERGLPTDRSLLWCLAWSGTIGVALSLLQRHRSNSALPEMSETLAELQEPEGLNTHHGLRQVIGGMLAITGGGTLGPEALMTRLVAVASHAIWKGADRDLVAAAMAGSLGLFRSPLVGGAAIAGCQWELIWRWLPGTIGGVAGFVAFHGLSDLGGGMRGVAYAWPSDPSQRLGALLAAILAGLAGWLAGQLIKCWRQWLHQLELLQRFWWIPIGTGLLIGFCLWGLPLAGFSGENQLQPLVLNKWTLDTSVLMLSALAKLLMVGLCLETGWRGGQFFPVILASSAFGMGLHQWIPWIGSIDTWSAGVVGGCLAVLLNSPLLGLVLGLTLLQGHGAGALVIGLLVGLILQRRH
- a CDS encoding 2Fe-2S iron-sulfur cluster-binding protein; protein product: MTSGHNRVEILWPDGQRSVSYNGEDWLSAARQAGVHVPTGCMGGSCGACEIDVDGSTVRACISTVPASASGQLKVELATDPYW
- a CDS encoding cobyric acid synthase; translation: MVLGTSSGAGKSLMTAAVCRVLKRRGETPLPFKGQNMSNNAWVDQHGGEMAYSQALQAWAAGLEPMHVMNPVLLKPQGDSTSEVIHLGDSAGTCRAEHYYRDWFDSGWAAIRSGLEDLQASHPGGRLVLEGAGSPVEVNLQSRDLTNLRLAKHLQANCLLVADIERGGVFAQIVGTLQLMKPDERRLIRGLLINRFRGRRELFDEGRRWLDTNTGIPVLGVMPWLDELFPPEDSLDLLERRGRKRSAELEIAVLRLPLLSNFSDLDPLEAEPTVELRWISPGEPLGSPDAVVIPGSKQTLRDLASLRSSGLENQLVRYAKNGGELFGICGGMQMLGAELHDPHGLEGDGPPGQSGGVMTGLGLLPLRTVFSGEKALNQRQALALWPNQQPQLEVEGFELHRGTSEAIEDCDAFSADEGLGWVRDTTSGTYLHGIFENGPWRRRWLNRLRRRRGLADLSEQQPHHSRQRDALLDRLADAFEQHVNLEPLLDTST
- a CDS encoding TolC family protein, whose product is MTAVQVNPGASAGQVSEQYTLSAEHQADQLLARLDAMRQKIDQSARKISLDEAIALGIRNNPELISAFRSIQHYEWQLIAAQRQWYPTFEISNGAPTLGLDVVTYTTKYYNDPNRTSVSTTPGSAIGSEPLSISQYQNTLNFQPNASISWNFIDPSRQPDINAASEALRQQKLLFEVSARDLILNIQSSYFALQSTRQLIEKFYKIYDINRQLLEVNKARYEIRLVSMLALAQTQTQLYNQLNQLLGYTKQFIEESSTLAMRLGLPADALALPDEKANLYRDWSMTLPQTINRAIESREEILASLAAAEEARWDGISKVNNYLPIILLYGEGSLSMESGVINGFPGGDNTQYEQLRTQWDGAVGLGFEWTWDGGVDAATARSDNAQEEMERSKATMNRLKAVQQVRSSFGQYEISRVAVDSARLAYKSAQVAQEAARARYEIGLGDITSIVQTIEQLGTASVSLSDSILNYNNSVAQLYRYSATWPGESDQLVRQQEKNLR